Below is a window of Gemmatimonadaceae bacterium DNA.
CTCGATAAGGACGATTGACCCCGGCGTGACGGCACGCTCTCCGGTGAGGAGCGCCCGCAGGTCCAGCACCGTGACGATTGCGCCCCGGACGTTGACGATGCCCGCCTGAATGGGCGGCGTGCCGGGGACGGCCATCAGCCCGTCCGGGCGCACGACTTCAGTTACCTGCTCGATGGGAATCCCGTAGCGTCCAAGCCCCGAGCGCACGACCAGCCACTGGGGCGGCAATT
It encodes the following:
- a CDS encoding chemotaxis protein CheW gives rise to the protein MPPQWLVVRSGLGRYGIPIEQVTEVVRPDGLMAVPGTPPIQAGIVNVRGAIVTVLDLRALLTGERAVTPGSIVLIEHGARPVGLTVDAVHDVRVTGDEASAGHVELLDAAQLVAGHLHSAEERER